The Microcoleus sp. FACHB-831 genome window below encodes:
- a CDS encoding DUF6391 domain-containing protein, whose amino-acid sequence MTTAASASSQTDNFWSFDFTAPQPTQDSDILRQLNFIPGLKELLMLRQVHALEHATVWVLGDTSRPLNFRTTGNRTASDNDLLGGLSTDQGFYLYGQVNPIDLQRAVRIALNRITSGEWNLAVHPRCGTNLSVGMLVTAGLALSAHLILPRGPIEQIIGLGIAAGAAAQLAPDLGSLAQKYLTTAIPFNLAIEEISATPDIWGRPAQFVRVRWLEH is encoded by the coding sequence ATGACTACTGCTGCTTCGGCTTCCTCACAGACCGACAACTTCTGGAGCTTTGACTTTACCGCTCCTCAACCCACACAGGATAGCGATATACTCAGGCAACTCAACTTCATACCTGGGTTAAAAGAACTCCTGATGCTGCGTCAAGTTCATGCTTTAGAACACGCAACCGTTTGGGTTCTCGGCGATACATCTAGACCACTTAACTTCAGAACTACTGGCAATCGCACGGCTAGCGACAATGACTTGCTCGGCGGCTTATCAACCGACCAAGGATTTTATCTCTACGGCCAAGTTAACCCAATCGACTTGCAACGCGCAGTTCGCATCGCCCTAAACCGCATTACCAGCGGCGAGTGGAACCTAGCCGTGCATCCTCGCTGCGGAACTAACTTGTCAGTCGGGATGCTAGTCACCGCAGGACTAGCCTTGAGCGCCCATCTCATACTGCCTCGCGGCCCCATAGAGCAAATCATCGGTTTGGGTATTGCTGCGGGTGCTGCTGCCCAGTTAGCCCCCGATCTGGGTAGCCTCGCCCAAAAGTATCTGACAACCGCAATTCCCTTCAATCTAGCTATAGAAGAAATTAGCGCTACGCCTGACATTTGGGGGCGTCCAGCGCAATTTGTCCGGGTGCGGTGGCTCGAACATTAA